From Pedobacter aquae:
GTGCCATTAGCACTGTATCTTACTCTAAAAACTTTAGGTGAACAAAACTCTATTTTAATAGTAGTGCCGTTTTGTTGAAAGGTAAACTCGTTTCCCTTTTTTATAATAGTTTCTATTGCTCTCTCCTGAGACAGTACCGAAGTACTGCCCAGAAAGAAAACACTTAGAAAAATGATTAGAAAATTCTTTTTAATCAGCATTATTTACCTCCAAGTTTATACATCTCGGCACCAGCTAAAAGAAAACATCCTAAGCCATAATCTTCAAAATCTGGCATGCTGGTATAGGTTACCGGCTGTCCGTCTTTAGGCTCTTTGCCTGTACCTTGTACGTATCCTAAAAATCCGTTTGGATGTACTGCTTTAGTTACCATAGCATTCCATGCTTTATTGATAACCGGTAAATAAGTTGCTTTGTCTAACAAACCGTTATTGATACCAAAAGCCATTCCGTAAACAAAAAGAGCAGTTCCGGTGGTTTCTGGGCCACCAAAATTGTTGGGATCATTTAAACTAACATTCCAGAAACCATCTTCTCTTTGTAAAGGCACTAAGGCTTTCATCATTTCTAAATAGGTTTTTATATATTCTTCACGATGAGGGCCATCTTTAGGCATAATATCTAAAACCCTAACCAAGGCTGCTACTACCCATCCGTTACCACGACTCCAGTAGCAATCATCGCCATTAGGCTCTTTATAAGGCGGTACAAAATCTTTATCTCTCCACCATAAGCCTTCTTTAGCGTTGTATAAACCACCACCTTCTACTTCTTTGGTATGCATATACATTTTATACATATACTCAAAGTAGGCTGGGTTTTTCTCTAAAACACCTAATTGCGCAAACACAGGCATTGCCATTTGGATAGCATCAATCCATGTCCAATCGTTTACTTTACCAGATGCCATCATTAAATCCATAGATGCTTTAATATCTTTGATACGTTCTGGTTTTTTATCGATATAATACAAATCAATATAAGTTTGACCGCAAGCTTGATCATCACCATTACGGGTTTTAATACCGTTTCTTAATCCCCATTTATGTTTCTCGCCCCATTCTACGGCATAATCATAATATTTTGGATTTTTATCTATTTGATAAAGCGCCATTAAACCTTCATAATAAACCGCTCTAGTCCAGATATTACTTGGTCTTAAAACATTGGTAAAAATAGGTTTGTATGGGTCTGGCCATTTATTCATAAAATAAGCGTTTGTAGAACGCATTACTTTTAAGATTTCTTCTTTTTGAGCTTTTCTTTGCTTTTGAGCAGCACAAGAAGAAAACAGCATAACAGCCACGCTTAAGATGAAAATTTTTGATAGGAATTTTGACATGATAGTATTATTTATAATCATTTAATTTGCTACTTGTACAAAAAATTTCATCAACTTTTACTCTTAGAGAGGTTAAAGGCCAATAAAATTTAGCGACAAAATTGTATAACTGGTTTGATTTACGATGTTAAGGAAATATAAAATGGACAGCAACCTGCTGTGTCCTGTTTAAGTGTAAAAAACTCATTAGAAACTATAAAAACCTTGACAATTAAATTTCAAGGTTTTTTTAGCGAGTGTTAAGATTAATTTTTTGAGAGATTACCAATGTCAATATATGACAATATCCTACATAAAATAAAGACTATTTGATTTTTGGTTTTAGCTATTACCCATTAGATTCTAAAATCTAAAAAAAACAAGTCTTTACAATAAGCCTAAATAAAATAGATTGATTTGGATGAGCAAGTAATTATCAAGAAGCTAGGGCTTCTTTTTATCTAACAATTCAAAAGGAATAACACCTGTATGTTGCGCCCATTCATGATACAAAACAGCCATTTCTTTTACCCTCTCAGGAAATTGTGAAACAAGATTTTGCTGCTCGGCCCGGTCTTTAGATAAATCATACAATTCCCATTGGTTTGCAGGGTAAGTAGATACTAATTTCCATGAGCCAACTCTAACTGCCCTGTTACCTTCATGCTCAAAAAACAAAGCTTTATGCCCTTCCCATTGCTTTTTCTGAAAAACAGGAACTAAGCTTTTTCCTATTGTAGGTAGAATTTTATTACCCTGATGGGTTTCAGGATAATTTACTCCGGCTAAAGCCAAACAAGTACTCATTATATCTATAATATGTGCTGGCTGATGGTTAATTTGAGGTTTTATCCATTTTGGACCGTAAGCAATAAAAGGTGTTGCTGTACCACCTTCGTATTCCCAATGTTTAAAAGAACGGAAAGGTGTATTACTCACATTGGCACCCCAAAAATCATAAGCTGTAAATGATGAAGGATTTGATGCTGGCATTTTAGATGCTTCTATAATTTGAGGCGTAAAACCATTAGCATTGATATTTTCATGACTTGCACCATTATCCGAAAGGAACATAAAAACGGTATTCTCATCTTCCCCAATTGCTTTTAGCTCGGCTTTAAGCTTACCAATATTTTTATCCATACGGTAGATCATAGCGGCATAAACAGCCATTTTTTCATCCCAATCTTCTTTTTCTTTTTGCGATAAGCTATTCCAATCTGGTAAATTGGCATCTCTAGGAGATAGTTTTTGGTTAGCCGAGATGATACCTAATTGCTTCTGCTTTTGAAAACGCTGTTCTCTTAAAACATCCCAACCTTGCATAAACTTACCTTTAAATAAGGCTATGTCTTCTGGTAAAGCATGTAAAGGCCAATGTGGCGCTTGGTAAGCTAAATATAAAAAGAAGGGCTGTTTTGGGTCTTTTCTTTCTTTGATAAATTTAATGGCAAAATCTGTATAAGCATTGGTAGAATAATAACCATCGGGAGTTTGATATTGATCTTCGCCCAAGGCTATAGTTAGCTTTTGATTTGGACGATAAGGTCTGTTCTCAAAATAGCTATTAGCACCATCAATTAAACCAAAATATTTATCGAACCCCCTTTTAGTTGGCCAATTATCTTTTACTTGCCCTATATGCCATTTACCCGCCATAAAAGTAGCATAACCATAGGTTTTTAAAGCTTCGGCGATGGTGACACAATTTTTATTTAAGTAACCTTGATAAGCTGGCTGAGGTCTGGTATTCACCATATCACCTACACCAGCTTGATGCGGATAGAGCCCTGTCATTAAAGAAGCCCGTGTTGGACAACAACGAGAAGCATTATAAAAATTAGTCATTTTTAAACCTTCTTTAGCCATTTTGTCTAGAACCGGAGTTTCCATTTCTGAGCCAAAACTGCCTAAATCTGAAAAACCCATATCATCAGCTAAAATTAAAATGATATTTGGGCGTTTCTGAGCTTTATTTTTTTGGGCAAACACCTCGCTAACAACTATGAAGCTTAAAAACAACAGCGACAAAAATCTATTCATGACAATAAAAGGTTTATGATATGGATGCCCTAATTTAAATTATCTTTTTATGTATTTAGCTAAATTTAAACCTTTAGTAGCTTTAATACCATCTACTACTTTTTTAGCGTTAAACTTTGCGCCTTCTTCTATGGTGTGGGTATTATCTTTTAGCCCAAAATATACTTGATTGACTTTTTCTGTACCTAAGGCATCATATTCATCAGCGATAAGCTTATTTAAATCAATAAAAAAAGCATTTTCTTGTTCTGCTGCAGCTTTTGCCCAAAGCGCATACTCTGCCCGGTTTACTCTAGCGTCTTTCCATGCGTTTCTGGGTACTAAAGAACAAACAATAGGAATAGCACCTTTTGCTTTTGTTTCTTTGATAAATTGCCTGATATACCATCCATAAGTATAAACCACCTCTTGTTTTTTTAATATGGGATTATAAATTTCTTTACTTTCATTACCATTCCCACGGATGGTTCCTCTGGCTCTAACCGTATCATCTAAAGGGCTGCTATCATTATGCCCAAATTGTATGATGACATAATCTCCAGGTTTTAACTTC
This genomic window contains:
- a CDS encoding glycoside hydrolase family 88/105 protein yields the protein MSKFLSKIFILSVAVMLFSSCAAQKQRKAQKEEILKVMRSTNAYFMNKWPDPYKPIFTNVLRPSNIWTRAVYYEGLMALYQIDKNPKYYDYAVEWGEKHKWGLRNGIKTRNGDDQACGQTYIDLYYIDKKPERIKDIKASMDLMMASGKVNDWTWIDAIQMAMPVFAQLGVLEKNPAYFEYMYKMYMHTKEVEGGGLYNAKEGLWWRDKDFVPPYKEPNGDDCYWSRGNGWVVAALVRVLDIMPKDGPHREEYIKTYLEMMKALVPLQREDGFWNVSLNDPNNFGGPETTGTALFVYGMAFGINNGLLDKATYLPVINKAWNAMVTKAVHPNGFLGYVQGTGKEPKDGQPVTYTSMPDFEDYGLGCFLLAGAEMYKLGGK
- a CDS encoding arylsulfatase; the protein is MNRFLSLLFLSFIVVSEVFAQKNKAQKRPNIILILADDMGFSDLGSFGSEMETPVLDKMAKEGLKMTNFYNASRCCPTRASLMTGLYPHQAGVGDMVNTRPQPAYQGYLNKNCVTIAEALKTYGYATFMAGKWHIGQVKDNWPTKRGFDKYFGLIDGANSYFENRPYRPNQKLTIALGEDQYQTPDGYYSTNAYTDFAIKFIKERKDPKQPFFLYLAYQAPHWPLHALPEDIALFKGKFMQGWDVLREQRFQKQKQLGIISANQKLSPRDANLPDWNSLSQKEKEDWDEKMAVYAAMIYRMDKNIGKLKAELKAIGEDENTVFMFLSDNGASHENINANGFTPQIIEASKMPASNPSSFTAYDFWGANVSNTPFRSFKHWEYEGGTATPFIAYGPKWIKPQINHQPAHIIDIMSTCLALAGVNYPETHQGNKILPTIGKSLVPVFQKKQWEGHKALFFEHEGNRAVRVGSWKLVSTYPANQWELYDLSKDRAEQQNLVSQFPERVKEMAVLYHEWAQHTGVIPFELLDKKKP
- a CDS encoding rhamnogalacturonan acetylesterase, with the protein product MFKKYKILLLPVLVLAISCLALKKADKPTLFLIGDSTVKNGRDNGAGGLWGWGHFLPDFFDSNKINIENHALGGTSSRTFRSKGLWDSVLLKLKPGDYVIIQFGHNDSSPLDDTVRARGTIRGNGNESKEIYNPILKKQEVVYTYGWYIRQFIKETKAKGAIPIVCSLVPRNAWKDARVNRAEYALWAKAAAEQENAFFIDLNKLIADEYDALGTEKVNQVYFGLKDNTHTIEEGAKFNAKKVVDGIKATKGLNLAKYIKR